A part of Thermus oshimai DSM 12092 genomic DNA contains:
- a CDS encoding radical SAM protein, whose product MELLRPEATLLSLEDRVLSFDREGRPYHYFRRGLTFKRALDGTLHLRFREGERRRAVLAREEALAVYGEILALAEAHLRDGERRKEVLRWTPEALADPTPYRRAYPHPVSILPPDAYLSVVLQATTGCTWNRCAFCAFYQDRPFRKKSLPEFREHLEAVLRLLGRGRALRRGVFLADGNALALSEPLLPLMEEVKRRFPGEEVYGFLDLWTGLKKDPRWWERLRGLGLKRVHLGLETGHAPLLALLHKPGHPEEALSLVRALKEAGLSLGLIFLVGVGGEAYREAHFRDTLALLARLPLDGEDLVYLSPFQVEENTPYARMGLGVVGDLEGELRRFAQAVRRLGLKAARYDIREFIY is encoded by the coding sequence GTGGAGCTCCTCCGGCCCGAGGCCACCCTCCTCTCCTTGGAGGATCGGGTCCTCTCCTTTGACCGGGAGGGGCGGCCCTACCACTACTTCCGCCGGGGGCTTACCTTTAAGCGCGCCCTGGACGGCACCCTCCACCTCCGCTTCCGGGAAGGGGAGAGGAGGAGGGCTGTTCTCGCCCGGGAGGAGGCCCTTGCGGTCTACGGGGAGATCCTGGCCCTGGCGGAGGCCCACCTACGGGACGGGGAAAGGCGAAAGGAGGTCCTCCGCTGGACCCCGGAGGCCCTGGCCGACCCCACGCCCTACCGCCGGGCCTACCCCCATCCGGTGAGCATCCTCCCCCCGGACGCGTACCTCTCCGTGGTCCTCCAGGCCACCACGGGGTGCACCTGGAACCGGTGCGCCTTTTGCGCCTTCTACCAGGACCGCCCTTTCAGAAAAAAGAGCCTCCCCGAGTTCCGGGAACACCTGGAGGCCGTCCTCCGCCTCCTCGGCCGGGGGCGGGCCCTGAGGCGGGGGGTGTTCCTGGCGGACGGGAACGCCCTGGCCCTTTCCGAGCCCCTCCTGCCCCTTATGGAGGAGGTAAAAAGGCGCTTCCCCGGGGAGGAGGTGTACGGGTTTTTGGACCTCTGGACGGGGCTTAAGAAGGACCCCAGGTGGTGGGAAAGGCTCCGGGGCCTGGGCCTTAAGCGGGTCCACCTGGGCCTGGAGACGGGGCACGCCCCCCTCCTCGCCCTCCTCCACAAGCCCGGCCACCCGGAGGAGGCCCTCTCCTTGGTGCGGGCCTTGAAGGAGGCGGGGCTCTCCTTGGGCCTCATCTTCCTGGTGGGGGTGGGGGGGGAGGCCTACCGGGAGGCCCACTTCCGGGACACCCTGGCCCTCCTTGCCCGCCTGCCCCTGGACGGGGAGGACCTGGTCTACCTCTCCCCCTTCCAGGTGGAGGAGAACACCCCCTACGCCCGCATGGGCCTGGGGGTGGTGGGGGACCTCGAGGGGGAGCTCCGCCGCTTCGCCCAGGCGGTGCGCCGCTTAGGGCTCAAGGCCGCCCGGTACGATATCCGGGAGTTCATCTATTAA